The stretch of DNA AACACTGGAAATTATATATTGGAGCATTGCCATTTTTGTTGGTTTGGCAGTGGTTAGCCTTGCAAGACTTATTGCCTATTACTGGATTAAGGGAGTGGATTTGTCACCCGTGGCAGTCCAACAAGCAATAATGATCATGGGCGGAGTAATAGCTTTCCGATGGCCTCTCACTTTTTATTCAGGCGGTCTTCATGGTCTTCAAAAGCAGGTGTTATTAAATGGCATAGATGTTGGCATCGCTATTTTGCGTGGACTTGGTGCCGTTCTTATCCTCTGGAAGATTTCCCCTACTATACAGGCATTTTTTACCTGGCAGATTTTCACAGAAATGATTCACTCTTTTATGATGGCTGTCTTTTTATGGCGCAACTTGCCTAAAAGTGGTCATCGTCCTCATTTTCAGAAAAAATCATTGCATCGTGTCTGGCGTTTTGCGGCAGGAATGTCCGGCATTTCTATCACATCCATTATTCTTATTCAAATGGACAAGGTTATTTTGAGCAAGGTATTGCCTTTGAAAATGTTTGGGTACTATACTCTCGCTTCAGTTATGGCAAGCACCCTATATAAATTTATCACCCCTATTTCCAATGCTGTGTTCCCTCGATTTTCTCAATTGGTAAGCCTGCATGATCAAGACAGATTGAAAGAATTATACCACAAAGGCTGCCAATTTATGTCGGTAATGATCCTGCCGGCTGCGATAGTGGTATCACTTTTTTCTTCAGAGCTCTTGCTTCTCTGGACGGGTAATCCAGGAATCGCAGCAAACGCGCATAGCATTCTCAGCCTTCTGATCATAGGCACTGCCCTTAACGGATTAATGAATCTTCCCTATGACCTCCAAATAGCCAATGCATGGACAAAACTTGCATTGTATACAAATATCATTGCATCCGTTGTATTTGTTCCCATGATTTACTTTCTTGCCACTCATTATGGCGCAGCCGGAGCAGCAAGTACCTGGGTTATCCTTAATACCGCTTATGCGTTTATTTGTATTCCGATTATGCATTCACGCTTGCTTAAAGGGGAACAATGGCGATGGTATCTTAGTGATGTGGGAATGCCCCTCTTGGCTGCTCTATGTATAGCATCACTATGGCGACTATTTGCTCCAAATGGATTGTCGAGATATATGATGTTTATTCATCTAGTTGGCGTTTCAATCACTACTTTGTTTACATCAGCTATATTCGCCTCTTTCACCCGTTCCTGGATTATTCAAAGAGTGATTAAGCTTAATAAGATGTATTATGGAGGAGCATCAATTGCAGGATAGTGATCATACACCCCAGGTCAGCATTGGCATGCCAGTGTATAATGGAGAAAAATTTATAGGAAAGGCTCTTGACTCTCTTCTTCGCCAAACATTTACTGATTTTGAGTTGATTATTTCAGATAATGCTTCGACTGATGGGACAGAGGGGATATGCAGGCATTATGTTGCAAAGGATTCAAGGATTCGATATTGCCGACAATCACAGAACAAAGGGGGGAGTTGGAATTTTAACTTCGTTTTACACGAAGCCCAATGCGATTACTTTATGTGGGCAGCATGTGATGATTCCTGGGACAAAAATTTCATAAAAGATTGCGTTAATTTTATGGATAATCATACTGATATAGGGATTGTGTTTAGTAAGTTTTGGGTAACATCCAGGATGTATCCAATTATTAAAATGAAACGATTTCCTAATATGTCTTTTCTGTGTAATGAAGATCCATTCATCCGCGTTGCTAAGTATATAGAGCTTGAAGAAGCTACGTATAAGTCCAATGTGATATACGGCCTTTGGAGGAGAAGTATTGCAAAACAAACAATCGATGCCTTTGATGGTATGAAAGTAGATAACGAGACGCCCTATATAGTTTTCTTTCTAACCAGGCATAAATGTTTTCAAATACCTCGTATCCTTTTCTATAAAACATATAAAATGTTTCCTCCCGGACATTGGTTGGGTACCTTTTTATACAAGTCTGTTAGTCAGTGGAGGTATGGCCACTTAAGAAGAGATAACTGCATTAAACGTTTGGAAAGGCATTTTGAGGTACTACAGATGGCCATTAAAAGGGCTGGGGTATGGGATAATAACTACGAGAACATGCTCAATGAGAACTATGCACGAGCAATGAAATGGCTTTGAAAAGTATAACGCCACAAGTTATAGTAAAATATATGGAAAGACAATAAATGAAAGAAAAGATTAAGCATCAATTAAGAATCCCATACAGCATAATGGTACTATTGGGTTTTGATCCTCGTAAAACAATCCATGCTATAAGAAACTTGCCATTCTATTTGTATGATCTTAAGATCTTAAAAAACCAGCAAGCTTTTACCAAGAATTCTTTTCCATTTGGAAAGTTTTACCCCATTTTTGAAGAAAGGACTATGGAAAGCGGTTCAGCCAAGGGACATTACTTTCATCAGGATTTGTTAGTTGCCAGAAGAATTTCCTTAAACAACCCGAAAATCCACGTAGATGTTGGTTCTCGAGTTGATGGGTTTACTGCTCACGTAGCTTCATTTCGATCAATTGAAGTAATTGATATTCGTCCGCTATCAAGCCACATACCAAACGTCCATTTTATGCAGGCCGATTTAACAAAAAACCTTGAAAAGGATTTAATTGACTATTGCGATTCATTATCATGCCTGCACGCAATAGAACATTTCGGGTTAGGAAGGTATGGAGATCCGGTTAATTACGATGGACATCTTATCGGATTAAAAAACCTATACAGAATTCTCAAGCGATACGGGAAATTATACATCTCTGTCCCGATTGGTCCACAGCGGATTGAATTTAATGCACACAGGGTTTTTTCAATCGTTTATTTGCTCGAATTATTCGTCGGTAAATACCAAATCGACCGCTTTTCATTTGTTGATGATAGAGGGGACTTGCATGAAAACGTTACACTGACCGACGATGGAATTGAGAATAATTTTGGGTGCAACTATGGATGCGGCATCTTTGAGATGACAAAGCTATGAACTGAGATATTTCCATGGTTAATAGAAAGGAATATCCTCATGGTGTGCAAGTACACCAAATTAGATGATTGGGTAAAAGAGCTGATTGTTGATCCTCTCAGCAAAGAGCCTCTCTCTATTAAAAACACTGGAGACTACTTAATAGCACCTTATGGTCGGCAATACCCGATTGTAAACGGTATTTATGACTTGCGCCTCTTAAATAACAAAACAACAAAAGATCAAAAAACATGGAAGAAGGGGCAGGTTTGGTTTGAACGCTGTACCCATAGCCTTGCAGCACATGATCTTGAACAAGATTATGTAGCTCAAATCAATGGGGTGAGGGAGGTCTATGAAAATATCCCTATAACCGGTCGATGTCTCGATGTCGGAGGAAATGATGGCCGTCTTCGTGCATTTCTCGACCGCAATCAGCAATATGTTTCTTGCGATCCTTTTTTGGGTGTATTTGATAACATTGAAAGCAGGAAAAGTTTACTTAAGGCATATCCGTTTCTGAAAGATCCTGTAAACTTTATTTGTTGTGATGCCGAGCATTTGCCTTTTCGATCATCCTCATTTGAAACTGTTCATATGCGCTCTGTGATAGATCACTTTCTCAATCCAGAATTATCTCTGAATGAAGCCTACAGGGTATTAACAGATAATGGTATTTTGATTGTAGGCTTATATGTTCGTGGAGGGAAAACAGGTAAGGTTGATTTAATAACACAGTTCAAGGAGATTGTCAGAGCAGTTCTTCCTCTTATTGGAATAAATAACCATTCCGATCATCATATATGGCATCCAACATATACCGAGTTGACAAATTTAATAAATGAATGTGGTTTCTCTATATCCAAGGTACACTGGCAAAAGGCTCATGACGCAGTGTGTTATATAGAAGCGAAAAAACGGCTGGGCACATATGCAATGGTAACCTGACATTGTCGAGTTAATAGCTATAAGAAATAAGTCTGGTTGCCAGAGTTTCCTAAAAATTAACCTGCTTATTAATTCTCATGAAAAATAGAATGAAAAATAGAAAATTATTTTTTTATATATTTATAATATATTTAATATTAACATTATTATTTTGGGTTCAAGATAAACAAGCTGGCATTTTATTTGCCATATTATCTCCAGTATCAGGCTTATTTCTGTTCATAGCGATCCGTGAAAAAGGTATAACAATTTCAATATTCACGCTATTTTTCTTTTTAGCTCATGGCATAGAGCCTGCCTTTTTTTTCTTAGATAAAGAGAACTATACTTACTATGGCTGGGGCGCAGTAAAAAATTTTAATTTTGAGGTGCTTGAGTTTTTAAATATATACATTTTAGTATATATTTTGATGGCTTCCATATTAATTTTTTTTATAGGATTAAGGAAAATTTTATTTCCTTTGGATAAATCGTTATCTTCTTGCAATATAACAAAAATAGATGATATACTTAACATAAACAATAATATACAAAAAAAAATTTTATTCCAAATTTTATTGATAATATTTATATCGTTAGTAATACCGATAAGTATTGCCATGTTTAATAATCAAATAGGAATTCTTGGCTTACCTCAACATAGGCTTCCATTTAAATTGACAGGGGCACTTTATTTTTTCAGAAGCTTGCTCGTCCCAGTTATAATTTTTTATTTGTACGGGAAATCAAATAGATCAACATTATTAAATCTGATTGTATTAATCTGTGCTCTAATTGCCGGTCTTTCTGGAGTAAGTCGTTCCACTCTAATATTTATCACCTTGCCGACATTATTTTATGCTTTTAAAGATAGACAGTACATTAGATTAGTTATCATATTTATTTTTATTTCAATCGGATATGAGGTTATAACTTCTTCAAGACTCATTGTATATTATTCTTATAGCGGAATAAATTTTTTTGACTTAATTTTTAGCCCAGAACTCCTCCGTAACATTACCTGGGATATTCCTTTGAAAATATTTAATAATATTTGCGGCAGGTTATGCGGTGCGCAGAATGTTGTATTGGCCTATCAGTATGTTATTGATGGTCGAATTTCTGCTATAATTAAGTACTTTTCTCTTCAAAGAGTAATAAAAGACGAAGCATTAGAATTTTATGGCTTCATTTTGCCCCCCAATATGGCTATAGGCGTCGGTATAGGATTCATTCCTATGTTAATATTGCTAGCAAATAAAAATATCTTTGTATTGATCTTATTAGGGTTAATTACCGCTTTTTTATTATTTTTAGCTGAATGGATGGTAAGAAAGCTTTTATCATTCAAAAATAACCTCTCTTTCTTAGCTTACCCATTAAGCTTTTTGATTGTTTATACACTTATTTCTTCGTTATCGAGCATATTTTATTCTTTTTTACTCATCTCTATCATGATCAATATCTTCCAGCACGTAAGACGTCCTTCATAAGAGTACAAAATAGTATTAGAGACGGGAGGTTAACATGCTCAATAAAATCTTCAATTTTAATCAACATAACCGTGACCAGTGGGTAGCGCGAAAGGCTAAGGAGATTCCTGTTGGAGCTAGGGTACTGGATGCTGGAGCAGGGGGGGGACGATATAGGTATTTATTCTCTCATTGCGATTATAAAACACAGGATTTTTGTCAGTTGCCAGGTTATAAATATGGAGAAATGGATTATATTTGTGACATAATCGATATTCCCGTCTCAGATGAATCCTTTGATATTATCTTGTGCACTGAAGTTCTTGAGCACGTACCAGAACCAATCAAGGTGATCGAAGAATTCTCTCGAATTTTACGGCAAGGGGGCAGACTTTTATTGAGTGCACCCCTGGGATGCGGAATCCATCAGCAGCCTTACATTTTCTACGGAGGGTATACACCCTTCTGGTTTGATCGTTTTTTCCCTAAATATAGCTTAAAGCTTATGGAAATTACCCCAAATGGAGGTTTTTTTAAACACTACGGGCAGGAGTCGACGCGATTTTTAACGATCTTGTTTCCAGATAATACATCATCATCTGCCAGGATATTAACCCTGCCATTAAAAGTTATGCTGGCCTGTTATTTCCGCGTGTTGATGCCGTTTGTTTGCCATTATTTAGACAGAATGGACCTAAATCATCATTTTACTGTTGAATATTTTGTCGAAGCGATTAAGAGAGGATGAAAAGTATAGGAGTAATAGAGATAGTGTCTTGTCTGTTTATCCTGAAGAACAAAAAAACTTGATCAGCAAGGTATAAGGGATTGGAAAATGAAAGATCGTAAAAACATTCTGTTAATGACATCCCCTGCTCCGAAATTTTCTCCTTTTTCAACCAAAGAAAAAAAGCCTCCTCTCGGATTAGGTTTTTTAATGGCTGTATTGAAAAAGGATGGTCATGTTATACACTTTAGCGATGAATACTTACGGCGTTCAAATAGTATAGAATCGGATTACTTACAGAAAAATAATATCGATTATGTTGGAATATATTCAAATACAGTATGTTTTAGTGAGACAGTTAAACTTCTTGATAAAATTCAAAAACTAAGAATAGAAAAGAAATGGAAAGGAAAACTTATTGTCGGTGGACCGCATCCTTCGCTCATGCCACATGATTTCCCAGATTATGTAGATCATATCGTTATAGGAGAGGGTGAAAAAAAGATAATAAATATTGTTGAAGAACAGGAAAAAGATAGAATCCTTTATGGAGAAAGAATAGAAGATCTTGATTCATTGCCGAGGCCTGCTTGGGAAGAATTTATAAAATTACCTTATAATTGGACAGATAACTTTGTAAATTCTCACTCTGTCTTTACGCTAAATACAAGCAGAGGCTGCCCTTTTGGCTGCAAATTCTGTTCTGTTAAAGGCATATGGGGAAAGACATACAGAACAATGTCCCCTGCAAGGGTGTTTGAAGATATGATTTTTCTCAAAAAAAATTATAACGCAAAATGCATCTATTTCAGGGAAGATAATTTCACTTTGAATAAAAAGAGAATTATAGAACTATGTAATCTTCTTATCAAGAACAATCAAAAAATTGATT from bacterium encodes:
- a CDS encoding radical SAM protein, producing the protein MKDRKNILLMTSPAPKFSPFSTKEKKPPLGLGFLMAVLKKDGHVIHFSDEYLRRSNSIESDYLQKNNIDYVGIYSNTVCFSETVKLLDKIQKLRIEKKWKGKLIVGGPHPSLMPHDFPDYVDHIVIGEGEKKIINIVEEQEKDRILYGERIEDLDSLPRPAWEEFIKLPYNWTDNFVNSHSVFTLNTSRGCPFGCKFCSVKGIWGKTYRTMSPARVFEDMIFLKKNYNAKCIYFREDNFTLNKKRIIELCNLLIKNNQKIDWLCETRADSLQDFEYVDLMARSGCKVFYIGVESGSQRMLDFVKKGETIQQFINAFDNARRAGIKTYASFIFGLPTETNEDIKLTKQLIKRIKPDFVGKNVFVGLPGSELYQYAKDHKMYEYEDEKGLLFLKGHNSRVNKYYRCNPYFKMPPTVSKYECILYDLCIEPIRKILRCCINIGVLPTFR
- a CDS encoding DUF268 domain-containing protein codes for the protein MKEKIKHQLRIPYSIMVLLGFDPRKTIHAIRNLPFYLYDLKILKNQQAFTKNSFPFGKFYPIFEERTMESGSAKGHYFHQDLLVARRISLNNPKIHVDVGSRVDGFTAHVASFRSIEVIDIRPLSSHIPNVHFMQADLTKNLEKDLIDYCDSLSCLHAIEHFGLGRYGDPVNYDGHLIGLKNLYRILKRYGKLYISVPIGPQRIEFNAHRVFSIVYLLELFVGKYQIDRFSFVDDRGDLHENVTLTDDGIENNFGCNYGCGIFEMTKL
- a CDS encoding class I SAM-dependent methyltransferase — its product is MVCKYTKLDDWVKELIVDPLSKEPLSIKNTGDYLIAPYGRQYPIVNGIYDLRLLNNKTTKDQKTWKKGQVWFERCTHSLAAHDLEQDYVAQINGVREVYENIPITGRCLDVGGNDGRLRAFLDRNQQYVSCDPFLGVFDNIESRKSLLKAYPFLKDPVNFICCDAEHLPFRSSSFETVHMRSVIDHFLNPELSLNEAYRVLTDNGILIVGLYVRGGKTGKVDLITQFKEIVRAVLPLIGINNHSDHHIWHPTYTELTNLINECGFSISKVHWQKAHDAVCYIEAKKRLGTYAMVT
- a CDS encoding O-antigen polymerase gives rise to the protein MKNRKLFFYIFIIYLILTLLFWVQDKQAGILFAILSPVSGLFLFIAIREKGITISIFTLFFFLAHGIEPAFFFLDKENYTYYGWGAVKNFNFEVLEFLNIYILVYILMASILIFFIGLRKILFPLDKSLSSCNITKIDDILNINNNIQKKILFQILLIIFISLVIPISIAMFNNQIGILGLPQHRLPFKLTGALYFFRSLLVPVIIFYLYGKSNRSTLLNLIVLICALIAGLSGVSRSTLIFITLPTLFYAFKDRQYIRLVIIFIFISIGYEVITSSRLIVYYSYSGINFFDLIFSPELLRNITWDIPLKIFNNICGRLCGAQNVVLAYQYVIDGRISAIIKYFSLQRVIKDEALEFYGFILPPNMAIGVGIGFIPMLILLANKNIFVLILLGLITAFLLFLAEWMVRKLLSFKNNLSFLAYPLSFLIVYTLISSLSSIFYSFLLISIMINIFQHVRRPS
- a CDS encoding glycosyltransferase family 2 protein, whose product is MEEHQLQDSDHTPQVSIGMPVYNGEKFIGKALDSLLRQTFTDFELIISDNASTDGTEGICRHYVAKDSRIRYCRQSQNKGGSWNFNFVLHEAQCDYFMWAACDDSWDKNFIKDCVNFMDNHTDIGIVFSKFWVTSRMYPIIKMKRFPNMSFLCNEDPFIRVAKYIELEEATYKSNVIYGLWRRSIAKQTIDAFDGMKVDNETPYIVFFLTRHKCFQIPRILFYKTYKMFPPGHWLGTFLYKSVSQWRYGHLRRDNCIKRLERHFEVLQMAIKRAGVWDNNYENMLNENYARAMKWL
- a CDS encoding methyltransferase domain-containing protein; amino-acid sequence: MLNKIFNFNQHNRDQWVARKAKEIPVGARVLDAGAGGGRYRYLFSHCDYKTQDFCQLPGYKYGEMDYICDIIDIPVSDESFDIILCTEVLEHVPEPIKVIEEFSRILRQGGRLLLSAPLGCGIHQQPYIFYGGYTPFWFDRFFPKYSLKLMEITPNGGFFKHYGQESTRFLTILFPDNTSSSARILTLPLKVMLACYFRVLMPFVCHYLDRMDLNHHFTVEYFVEAIKRG
- a CDS encoding oligosaccharide flippase family protein, with translation MSPIKQNIIANFGGKAISALLSLVLVPLYIKFMGIEAYGLVSICSSLEAFSNLFDMGMSATMNRELARLSVMPDKAHEMRCTVRTLEIIYWSIAIFVGLAVVSLARLIAYYWIKGVDLSPVAVQQAIMIMGGVIAFRWPLTFYSGGLHGLQKQVLLNGIDVGIAILRGLGAVLILWKISPTIQAFFTWQIFTEMIHSFMMAVFLWRNLPKSGHRPHFQKKSLHRVWRFAAGMSGISITSIILIQMDKVILSKVLPLKMFGYYTLASVMASTLYKFITPISNAVFPRFSQLVSLHDQDRLKELYHKGCQFMSVMILPAAIVVSLFSSELLLLWTGNPGIAANAHSILSLLIIGTALNGLMNLPYDLQIANAWTKLALYTNIIASVVFVPMIYFLATHYGAAGAASTWVILNTAYAFICIPIMHSRLLKGEQWRWYLSDVGMPLLAALCIASLWRLFAPNGLSRYMMFIHLVGVSITTLFTSAIFASFTRSWIIQRVIKLNKMYYGGASIAG